GTAGTGGATACACCAGTTTGTTGTGGTCGGTAACCGCGCGAGCTTTCCTACCGGGATGCAATTCGTGCGTTACAATTTTCCCCATTTTTCTCAggtcaattaaaattaatttttattttttcttttcacgaCTTTTCAGAACATTTACTTATAACTATGcattttgatcaatatttatttaattttattatatcgtGTTTTCAATCCAGCTGATTATCCCTACTAATATTATACATGTGAATGTAAGTTTGTTTGTTACGCTTTCACGCAAAAACTACTtaaccgattattatgaaactttgtacacatgtttttggaggtgttagaagtaatataggatactctatatacataaaaattaagccgtttttcgcgttgtgatgaactttacggagaatagcttaaccgattttaaccaaactttgccacattgaagagacacatgtggagaacgttttcgttttaaaattttaagaatcggataccagggtcttgagagataggccaaaacgtggacccgggtaaccctagaatgtgtttgtacaatatgggtatcaaatggaagctgttgatgatttctacagtatagagtagttttcataccgtttcgtaactagggtctcgagatataggccaaaacgtggacccgggtaaccctaggatgtgtttgtacaatatggatatcaaatggaagcttttggtgaatgctttagtacagagtatttttcatgccgctccgtggctggggtctcgagatataggtcaaaacggggactcgggtaacctttggttgtttatgtacaatatgggtatcaaatgaaagctcttgataagtgctttaatacggggtaattttcataccttttgatgactagggtctcgaaatatatgccaaactTACAtccattgttaagtaagtattgaaaatgggtttcgtaaagtttggttgtaattcggagcagtggcaacgcaTACAGCGTTCTTtcgaaccagccataatgtcgtttacttttttaacgcttggggcggaactgaactgtcaaattgacagtttgagttacaatgtgtcaatatttctttctgattttcacgccataaggagaagacctaagtgcaaagtgtaaaaattttttgtgaattttttcggagtggtgaataatttcttacgaaatttgagaatttaatgtggaatccgaatgttcaaatgaaattatgttttgtggatttagtttttcggttcatatgcgataagctacgatacaccatgagtgaaaaaaatggtaaaataaaattgtttaaaggatgaaaaagaagagcacgaaaattgcgtaactttgatgaaaaaattaatagtcttatcatgcaaattgtcaacaattttcagaagaaaagagatgatttaagaaaatcacaacaaaataaaataatcctgaccatgtggacttgggcttttaaacacatatgcatcgaaaatataatccacaaaattgaaaaaaaaacatgttttaaagtctcagaataccataattacaagaatgtttattacagtacaaataccaagacaatcacgtaatcatattggtcgttcgacaaataataataggcgcatgagaaatgcccggaataacgcgacatcagaagaacgtcaagaacaaaataaagtagtaaaacgattgatgaataatgttatccaagcaactattttaattggcaaattcaagaatgaagacgttctaatacccagaattccaatgattccacctgaattgccatttgaattcaagcgtttgcaactgccccttcgtttagcatttacaataactatcaataaatcacaagggctaactttagaaatatgcgggatgaatttagaagaaccagtattcacccatggtcaactatacgttggctgttcacgcgttgggaagccaacaacattatatatttactaaaaaacaaatagaaaaacaaaaaatattgtttatgccaaagcgcttgaataaagaataaagaaataaataatatgaaaaccatatcttttctgttctaaaccatatctattctattttagtgtgcccagcgaagcgggccgggtttgctagtatgaATATAAATTCGGCAGCTGCCTCCATTGACCTCAAATTCTCTCACCGCTTCATCATAATCTTCCTTGGCTTTAGCTGCATTTGCTTCCCATTCCGACTTGTCCTTCATTGAACGCCATAACTCTCCACCTTTTTTCGCCACTTCGGTTACTTTAATGCCTGGATTTTCGCGCTTAATCTGCTCGCGTGCATTGTTGAGCCACAACATATATGCGGAAAGAGGACGCTTTGGTTTGTCagacatttcaatttttttcttgcgttCGCGaatttatatggaaaatataaCTGAAATTGCTAAGTTTCGTCTTAAAATTTGCACAATGTTAAgcacttttaattatttaaagtcACAATTTACctaatttcgttaaaattgtAAAACTACCACAAAACAAACACCTTGTCgattcacttcaaaattttcactcACGTTTGTCACACGCCGTCGACACATGTGAAAAGGAAATGGGTCGAAGTCAGCCATTAAGGAAATTAgggattaagaaacaaaaacaaaaataccctacaggaatgatataaaTGGGTTCCACATTCCAGGGATAGTTTGCGTAAAGTAACGCAAAGTATTAGTTTTTTCTAACATcatgcacttatgtatgcaaatactacgaaaaattatatctatatatatatatggggcattctttctgaacgtgagaccccctgcccccagaatagattttgacgaaaagaggtctatgagggcttaaaatgtaggtaattatgtttactttcgaaagcaaagtggcacttcttgaaattcaaaatggcggatccttcCTTCCTTATACTCCACAAGCTtgctcacaagaaaattttgcttgcgcAATTTAAGGAAGATCGTGTTCTACGACTTATACAACCTTTAGAGCCAATTTAAAGACTTAATTAAATGACAGGTGTCACTATTGCTGTCAATAATTGAAAAGTCATTTAATTAAGTCTTTAAATTGGCTCTAAAGGTTGTATAAGTCGTAGAACACGATCTTCCTTAAATTgcgcaagcaaaattttcttgtgagcaAGCTTGTGGAGTATAAGGAAGgaaggatccgccattttgaatttcaagaagtgccactttgctttcgaaagtaaacataattacctacattttaagccctcatagacctcttttcgtcaaaatctattcgggaaaaaaaatatagcacGCACACCACGGCAGGACACCTTGTACTTGGTTACGATCCACACATAGCCAAGACACGATCCTCCTATGCGGCGAATATTGCAGTGCCCATTAGTATGTAccagagacctgcatggctcactgttttcttgagttgttcatacgctaaatttcttgctcacattcagtcaattaaaccaaaatatttggtcaagtgcagtcagctcatgcaggcgaacgcgtagttcagctcagtcaacacgtatgatctaatgtcttcggctcaaatctaatcattgaacaaaaagcagcattgaatgaaattagcatcggcctttgcgttcaaacgatcaaacttgttcaaagaagtaattgtcattattgtaaatagcacatgttcgagcaaacgagcgttggcgtacaatgtacgctgtaaatttcgtttcgtatttgaaaggattagttggtttcagcaatggatccttatttacattattttctttcgtgttttattataagtttaaagaaaaaaaaaatgaaaatatagtgtttttgctttaaaattttgcttttactttgctatcgttagttacaagcaacaactcatgcgggatcatacgtgttcaaaccggctcatttggctctatagcccttttattcttgctcaaaaaaatgaatgtatagccgaacgagcaaatacccgaaacggctgctatgaagacgattggtgataacatcggaggctaaaacgcagcacatgacttgattgagctgaaataaacaatgacaataacttatttgaacaagttcgatcgtttgaacgcaaaggcctgtttttttgttcaagcgaagcgtatgaatgttttacactgagccggtgcagttctctggtATGTACCCACCCCCTCGCGgtgaacatacatattaaaatgaCATTAATATGTGATTGTACCCAATtaggtacattttttgttttgggtggcAGGGTGTTTCATAGGGCTATGAAAATTCCTCAtagccaaataacaaaaaaaaaactaaaatgcctAGTGCATATTtagttaacaaaaatatatatattactttcttTTGTCTTCTCCTTCGCTGTGATCAGCACTGCACTGACCAGCCAAATGCACCGCTACCAATACAATACACTAAAGCTAATTAAGCAATTAATTATAAAGCCGTGCACACGctacaaattttcgtttttaaaaaaaaaaaaaaaaacaactaattaaaaatatttcgccaCCCTCCGATTACGATAATAATATCTTTACAGATTACGAAAATGACTCGCTACAGTGTAATGAAGAAAAGGGCTAGTCGCCACCCCCATCGATACCCGACAGCGTGCCGTTGTGTGACGCAAGGCACCCAATACGCCTCTGCCCCGTCTTCCGGGGAAACAGCCCGATTGAGCGGCTTCGGGAAGCGATTCTGTGCCACTATTGCGCCAACTGCTTATCTATGGCCCACAAGTCGCGCAATTGCACAAGCGAGGGAAGGTGCAGACGATGCGACGACCACCATCACACTATGCTGCATATTCCCGAGGAACGACGCTCGTGGAGCCAGCAAGTCGCTGAGGAAGACAGCGACGCGGTTTTGGTAAATGCGTCGGACGATTTCTCGGAGACACCGATTCCCGATCAAACCACGGCTggagcggaaactaggccttttcgCCCAGTTGTGGCCGCAGCGGGAACCAGGCCTTTCCGTACCGTGaagcggaaactaggcctttccgtACCAGCGTAGACAGGGGATCGGAGACCAGGCCTCTTCGACCCCAGCTACAGCACGAACGTCGGCGCGTGCGTGGAGCGGAAACGAGGCCTTTTCGACCACGTACGCGAACGACGTTGGTGCGCCAACGTCCAAGACGCAATGCGCGACTGGCGACTAGGCCTCGCCAGCGAGCATTACCACCCGCATTCCGCGCAGGCGATCTAATTCCGGGACAGGCGCTACGCCCAGTGGCGACGATCATGCCGACCGCCGTCATTAAAATCGAGGCTGGGGGACGCCTTCATCTGGTGCGCGCCCTCATCGACGCGTGCCTACCAGTTACGATTATTGCAAGCGGCCTCGCAATAGAACTGGGATTATTAAGTACCCAGGTAGGAGGCCAAAGGGGATGCGTGATCACTATTCGCGGAAGGAACGGCAATACTAAGCGCGTTGTCACACATGCTGCGGTGTTACCGGGATTCCAGCGCGTCACCCCCTTCCGAAGCGTCGACCCGGCTATAGCGGCGCCTTACGTGCACATGAGACTGGCGCATTCCAGATTCTTTGAATCCACTCCTATCCGCCTAGTGATAGGAGCGGAACTTTACTCCAGCGTGATGATGCAGGAGACCCTACCCCGCTCTCTCAGCACCCTAATGGCGCAGAGTTCAATATTTGGCTGGGTACTGTCTGGAGTCTGCccgttaaattaaacatttttattttgtatagtacagtttacaaatcaaaaaaatttgcatataacaaattttaattctttttgtgtgcaataaatatccacgtacataaaatttatcGTTACAGCATTTTCCAGACGTCACCAGCAGCCTCCGATGTCTCACCAcaatataccgaacgttggctgacacctccgtcctaaaacaattattgcttatcgcaagggggccggcatgtttaggccacaccctaatatttaatacaaattttttagccaccctaatggtaactgcgcctaccgttccgactgttgctaaccaccgtttccagtcgctgcaacgtgaaggccgttaaccctggcatttccccgtcgaacagttaaaacgtttaccgtgttaaacgttgttcgacgaggttactttcacttcaattttaagtgtaactttcactgcgattttcgaattacaagcatcaggacgtatcagccagctaaaaggtaatttactattaattataaattatacttaacataataatacgtaagcaacgtatttctattgtatatatatttctatgtacggaggttgaattagttttaatggtgacacacagatggcgctatttatcactttatcgcgttggcaatactgaatatatattcatgacaaagcctcatccctaggctttgtttatcagtatctgtcatttcgctgaagtataaacaacgcagtgttttcgtgctccgagtatgtcaactttcgtgccgtcaaaacgcaatttgcgggaagctttgcttttctgcttcaatttgaaaaaaaatacagcccaagcccgtgaattgctgcaggaggcctacccagaccatactccgtcgatttcaacatgtgagtactggtttcgacgattcaaaagtggtgattttcacaccgaagacaaggagcgtcttggccagcccaaaaagttcgaggacgcggaattgggggaattggtaaacgaggactcgtgccaaacccaagaagagcttgctgaatcattgggcgttgataaatcaaccgtttgcaagcgtctaaaagcgatgggaatgatccaaaagcaaggacattgggtcccgtacgagttgaagctgcgcgacgtcgaacggcgactttttacgtgcgaattgctgatcgagcgacaaaatcggaagggttttttgcatcgggtggtgactggcgacgaaaaatggatccactacgataacccaaaacgcaaaaaatcatggggtttgcccggccacgcatcaacgtcgacggccaagcagaatattcacggcaagaaaatcatgctctgcatttggtgggatcaggtcggcgtcgtatattttgagctgctccaaccgggcgaaacaatcacgggggatcgttaccgactgcaattgatgcgtttaagccgggcattgaaagaaaaacggccggaaacggtaaaaaggcacgacaaggttattttgcaacatgacaacgctcggccgcatgttgctcaacctgtcaaaaaataccttggaacgcttggctgggaagtgttaccccacccgccgtatagtcccgacatagctccctccgattatcatttgttccggcatatgagtctcgatttggcggaccagcggttctcctcgtacgaggctaccaaaatatgggttgagtcatggatagccaagcagcggccagaattttggagaaacggcatccggaaattgcccgaaagatgggcgaaagttgtagctagcgatggccaatacttcgaataaaatattttgtaccgttttttcacaataaagccccaaatcttcgaaaaaaacctttaaaactaattcaacctccatacaattcatttttttatttacatattaattTCAGTTTAATTACACttattgttcgaaaaaaaaattttaatttatttaattttgtattttaaatttactaacgATTTCGCGTTTAACGTCACACCCTTTATTAGCAAATTCCAACGTACCCTTGTTTCACTTTCGCAGATTATAATATACGTGTACGATATACCTACgtataaataattgtttatacatgcacacatatggtAATGTgtacctatacatatgtatgtatgcatgtatgtacgtgtgtatatatttaattatttatttaatgtctAATAAAACTCAGAATAgacatttaagatataaatttcagaactaaaatacaaatttactatatttaatattaaacagtGTAGAAAACTTAGATTAACAACATAAGAAACcattaaattgctaaaaatatatagaagttattaacaaatttaatatgtatttaagaaactaaaataacaaatatattatataattgacgcgtacaccctttttgggtgtttggccgagctcctcttcctatgtatttgtggtgtgcgtcttgatgttattccacaaatggagggacctacagtttcaagcagtttttcatggcagaaatacactcggaggtttgccattgcctgccgaggggcgactgctattagaaaaatgtttttcttaattttggagtttcaccgagattcgaaccaacgttctctctgtgaattccgaatggtagtcgcgcaccaacccattcggctacggcggccgccgtattacaaatatatactaggtattatttagatttcttacatagagagtaattttttaattgcgttTGAAATACATGCTTGGCCCTGGAAAAGTCTAAATCCAAAAGGGAGGTGTGTTAATTAAGGTCAGACAACATTTTAACGAGAGGAGCATTGGCACTATATAATGTCCTACTAAAGCCAACGCGAAAGATCTTGCAACGCAgaaaatttctgcaaggaacattaaattgtattctttctagaaggACCGGGCAGTCAATTTTGTCATTAATGAGATCAAAGATAAATGATACTGCCTGAAAAGTACCTCTATCACTTAATGGAAAGAGATTAATTAAACGATAGCGAGATTCGTATGATGGTTTCGGGTgtgagaaattgagtgaatgtagtgCGAAACGCACAACGATTTTTTtaaccctctccactcgatttatatggactgcatgataaggtctccaaataaaagaagcataatctaatttggaccgaacaaacgcagagtataatatcttaagagtatatgggtcagtgaagtgcgatgagtgacgtctaacaaaagcgagcatagcaagagaattggaaacggcataatctgggtgcgtgataaaattaagctttgaacTTTAGATCATCAGTAAAGGAAGAAAATTAGCGAAGGAAAAAATAcgaacaaatatcattaataaacaaaacaaataacataggtcctaaaatactaccctgaggtacaccagaggggGCAATGTACTGTTTCGAAAAAACTCCATCCATAACTACAGTGCagcatctctttattaaataggacTGAATCCAATCAAGGAAAGTAGAATGAAAACCGAGACAAGAAAACGACCGTGTATATCGCGTCAGTTTGAAAACCATTGTCGAAGCCTGCGTGACAATTATCAGAATAAACGGATTAGTTAGATAACGTAGACCTTGCGCCTACAAAACCATGCTGTCGAGGACTAATTAGATGTTTAacgctaaaatataacttgtctttaacaacgcattcaaaaagtttagatacaGCAGATAATTTAGAAATTGGTCTGTAATTTACAATATCGCTTTTGTTACCGCTTTCGAAAATAGGAGTGACTGAAGTCAGCTTCCAATcatcgaaaaatatttcttcagccaaggatttgttaaaatttgttttaagagGTTGCACCAaagagcgacaatttttaaacaaagttacagaaagccCGTCTACATCCGAATGAGCAGAGTTTTTAATCGTTAACAATCCCTCAATGGCGTCATCATCTGATAGAACAAGCGAGCCGAAGTCAGCTGAAGAAGACACTTTGCACAAATGGCGAATGGCTGCCTTGTATGTACTTCCTGAATATCTTCATTAGACACGAAGTTAGATGAAAAGAAATCGGCAAATAAATTCGCGGCATCACTGATAGAGAGGCTGTTACGTCCctataaaaaacagaattagaAGTAGAAGAGGCCTTTTTAATCGATTTAATATATCGCCAAAAATTCTtcggattactttttatattaagctcAAATTTGTGAATGTATTCCTTATGCAAAGACTTATTTAAAGTACGAAACTTATTCCTGTGGAGGATAAAAGTCATAATAGCGGGTTTCGTTAGTTAACTTgaacttcttaaaaaacttatttctcaaatttttatgatgtttAAGTTCTTTCGTGCACCAGGGAATCTAAAAATTTACACGCTTAAAAATTGGAACATGTTGagaacatatgtatatctaggactaaagttttaaatatctcAAAGTGTTCAGCAACTTGAATATTGCCTAGAGATACTTCCCAATCAATTTCGCGTAAGGCATTACCTAGAGTTTGGAAATCACACCTGGCAAAATTTAAGGAAGGATGAGTGCTATCAGGGCTGGATTCAAAACATTCTAAAATATCAAAGTCTAGCTTTAAAGGAATATGGTGAACGTTGATCGGCGATATAGAAGAAAAAGTTTGCGATACAACAGAACTAATGTTGTcgcttataaaaatcaaatctaataaaCGACTCATACTATTAGTTAACCCATTAATCTGAGTAAGACCCATGCCCATtaaatctataatataaaaatgaatcgcaaaatgtgttggtaagcgcataactcaacaacgcatggaccaaTCTCAACAAATcttgttttttaaatgtttcttgAAGTCCAAGGATGGTTTGTATGGCTAGAAAAATTCGAACAATTTCCGGGAAAACCCTGAAACAgtctttttcccatacaaatattgcgcgCTCGTGTGTGTATGCTCGTTCGTGTGCGTGCGTGTTCGCGTTGGAGGATCTAATGCGTtcacacaaaagtgataatattttttcttttgctttagtTTCAGAACAAGTTATGGAATGAttttattcacaaataataaataaaaataggtaagtaaattctaagaataatcatgcagggctgaacaaatccaaacatatgttaagaataacaaacacaaacatttttaatctagaaaacccatgtttctcacatggtcaattgtatgttgagatattcaccaggtaatcaaacaaaaaatattgtatatcataaagcactacaataaaaataaaacagatttttgttaataattatgattcacttgatttacaataaagtgattactgaaaatacttatatacgttttatttccttattcttttattatatcGGTTATTAACCTAACATATggcatataataataataataaataattaattatctctatgttttgtcattgaagcactcactttataaatatttgtcacttttaggttcccactatccctttagattatttttcaatcaggtttgaaccTTAAGTTCCCCTCTGTTAGGAGCAGCACCTAATTTACATGACATAATTTAAGTATAGGGCTAAttgtatagtttttatttaataatttagtattgTAGTCTAACTTAtaagattataatatttttaactcgTAACACCTGGTCACCCTAATCCTTGTACTTGTCCTTGAATTCTATTAATACACATTATCCTATATTTGTCATTTTCCTAACGTTCGTATTAACGCattcttatgtacatacattatatATAAGCTGTGCTAAGCAAATATTTCGAGACTTGAAGCTCGACATCAGCTGAGGCCGGTGAACTTGAACAAATTGTAAAGGgataacaaacacacaaacgcgTAAATTTTAAGgtgcgaaaaataaattataaagttttgtgaaaattaaagtgtttaatttgaaaactattagctgccaaaaaagcTTGGTGGTTTAACGTTTTGGTGACCCCGACGTGATATTCGTGTGTTCTACTTGTGCAAATAGAAATTATTATTCAATATAATAACATTTGTTATCGCTTCGAAAATATCGTGTTACGGTAGTTAATTATTGTCGCGTAGTCGTTTAATACCTACCCAATAAATAAAACCGTTTGTTAACTTTGTGCGGGACTTGTAAAACAAAGCAGTTAAAACCGCAACCTATATTTGCGGCTAAAATTAACTTGCACCGTTTTCTATTTACTAACTTTTTCAACGGTTTCCGTGTACATAGAACCGTGCCTATAAATTCGTGCGCTATCGATATAACCGGTCAGTTAATTTTAAAAGTCCAACGTTCAACATGTCGTTCAGTCCAGGTAATGGTACCTTCATTAGAAGCGATTCACCACATACTGTACCATCGAGTGGGCAACCGTCTTCAGATCGCGTGTCgtttttaaaactgaaaacagtgTCAGTCTTTAATCGACTTGAGCATACAGCAGCAGAGATGAACACCGAAATGCTACAAGGCATGGATGAGTACGGCTTGGCAGCAATCATGGAATCAGTGGGAGATTTGAAAGAAACATTCACCGCCGCTCACACCAGTTTGGAGGAAATGGACTTTGAGTCTATTGCCAGTGACCTGCCCTGCAAATTCGATGCTACATTAGTGAAACTTAAGGCGAACCTGCAACGAGAGATTGGGAGACGTAGCACAGGTCAGCACTGCTCGACATTTAGAGCGAACACTGATGACTCGCAGTCGATCATCGTGAATGCCAATCGTTCTCGCCTGCCTTTGCTAATGCTACCGAAATTTAGTGGCGCGTACACCGAGTGGATCAACTTTTTCTCAATGTTCACCTCCGTCATTGACAACGATGGCGACCTAACACAAAGCGATAAGCTACAATACCTGCGTTCCTGCTTGAGTGGTGCTGCTTTGGATACTATCCAATCTCTGGAGATAAATGaaactaattataaaaatgcattagaTTTACTCAAAAAACGTTTTGATAACAAGCGAATTATATTTCAGGCACACATCAGACAAATCTTTGGGCTGGACAGGGCAGATGCATCCGCAAGCAAGTTGCGGGAGTTGACGGACAAGGTTACATCACACATACGCGCGTTGCAGTCGCTTGGATCACAAGAACAAATCGCTGACTGCATCATAGTTGAACTACTAATCCAGAAGTTGGACAAGGCTACTCAATCCAAGTGGGAAGAAAATTCATCTAGCAACGAACTCCCGTCGTGGGATCAGTTAGCTGCATTTTCGGAAAAGCGGTGTCGTACCCTCGAAAATGTGGAGCATGCCATACAAACCCAAACGGATCAAGTTGAAAGAAACGGTAAAACTGTAAgtacaaatataagaaaatcaTTTGTCGTTTCGAATGCCTCAGTAGGTGGTTGCGCGTTTTGTCGGTGCCCTGATCATAGAATTTACCACTGTCAGCGATTTTCCACTCTTTCTCCAAACCTTCGCCAAAAAAAAGCCAAGAAGCTCTCACTTTGCCTTAATTGTCTAAAGGGTGGTCATCAGATGAGAGATTGCAAATCTGGATCCTGTAGAGCTTGTCAACTGAAACACCATACGCTTTTGCATTTTGACCGCACATCTTCTGCTTCAACTTCTATATCAGGCTCAGTCACGCAACCACCCACGTTGCAATCAAACACCATAGCTGCAACATCATCTGTCCCTGGCCATGCCCTCACTTCGAGATCTCCATCTGATGCTGTGCTTCTAGCCACTGCAgtcatttttgtcaaaaatcgtGCT
The Anastrepha ludens isolate Willacy chromosome X, idAnaLude1.1, whole genome shotgun sequence DNA segment above includes these coding regions:
- the LOC128870362 gene encoding uncharacterized protein LOC128870362, whose amino-acid sequence is MSFSPGNGTFIRSDSPHTVPSSGQPSSDRVSFLKLKTVSVFNRLEHTAAEMNTEMLQGMDEYGLAAIMESVGDLKETFTAAHTSLEEMDFESIASDLPCKFDATLVKLKANLQREIGRRSTGQHCSTFRANTDDSQSIIVNANRSRLPLLMLPKFSGAYTEWINFFSMFTSVIDNDGDLTQSDKLQYLRSCLSGAALDTIQSLEINETNYKNALDLLKKRFDNKRIIFQAHIRQIFGLDRADASASKLRELTDKVTSHIRALQSLGSQEQIADCIIVELLIQKLDKATQSKWEENSSSNELPSWDQLAAFSEKRCRTLENVEHAIQTQTDQVERNGKTVSTNIRKSFVVSNASVGGCAFCRCPDHRIYHCQRFSTLSPNLRQKKAKKLSLCLNCLKGGHQMRDCKSGSCRACQLKHHTLLHFDRTSSASTSISGSVTQPPTLQSNTIAATSSVPGHALTSRSPSDAVLLATAVIFVKNRAGTFVPCRALLDSGSQHHFITNRFTNQLQLRRTKYSAAVSGIGDANLSTEGYSVNVVLKSRTSDFSTHITSVVVQTITDNQPGFSVSIADWNVPSNIQLADPNFNIPQRIDLLIGAGLFFELLCVGQIQLAPGFPVLQKTLLGWVISGGGQQTSKLSSFVANQRSSRDIDSDTRLDDLVRRFWEVDYIFEPITKTTREELDCEAHFQQNVSRLPSGEYSVRLPWKLGTE
- the LOC128869342 gene encoding high mobility group protein D-like — translated: MSDKPKRPLSAYMLWLNNAREQIKRENPGIKVTEVAKKGGELWRSMKDKSEWEANAAKAKEDYDEAVREFEVNGGSCRIYIHTSKPGPLRWAH